In Planctomycetia bacterium, one DNA window encodes the following:
- a CDS encoding HDIG domain-containing protein: MNRPDAWKLVCEYVASDSLRRHMLAVEAAMRHYAGLLGGDADLWGIVGLLHDFDYERWPQPPDHTREGAKILRERGVDEEVVGAILSHADWNLDAYPRDRPLRKALFAVDELCGFITAAALVRPTRLAGMEPSSIKKKLKTPAFAAAVSREDIAAGADLLGIPLDEHIRNCIAALSSVASELGLAVS, from the coding sequence ATGAATCGCCCCGACGCATGGAAACTCGTCTGCGAATACGTCGCGTCCGATTCCCTGCGCCGGCACATGCTCGCCGTCGAGGCGGCCATGCGGCATTACGCCGGTTTGCTCGGCGGTGATGCCGATCTCTGGGGCATCGTCGGGCTTCTGCACGATTTCGACTACGAGCGCTGGCCCCAGCCGCCCGATCACACACGCGAGGGGGCGAAGATCCTCCGCGAACGCGGCGTTGACGAAGAAGTCGTCGGCGCAATTCTCTCCCACGCTGATTGGAACCTCGACGCCTACCCGCGCGATCGGCCCCTGCGAAAAGCACTCTTCGCGGTCGATGAACTCTGCGGATTCATCACCGCCGCGGCTCTCGTTCGGCCAACCCGCCTCGCCGGCATGGAGCCGTCGAGCATCAAGAAAAAGCTCAAGACGCCCGCCTTTGCCGCCGCCGTCAGCCGCGAGGACATCGCCGCCGGGGCCGACCTGCTGGGCATCCCGCTGGATGAGCACATCCGAAACTGCATCGCCGCCCTGTCATCGGTAGCATCCGAACTGGGTTTGGCGGTATCCTAG
- a CDS encoding HEAT repeat domain-containing protein, translating to MADLAASQSAEPMLRDLKRARRARWAIALLVALFLATLWQRDTIRAHWWASRLMATDDLAVRGRYLSYLAAVGDNATGAIRRLARDDRPEVRLLSVFAAANLSPPQSHELLGGLLLDADAEVRDTAARTLVFDGDEASIKLLCTASINLQEAVVESALAALARSSDADAAQCILAALHNDRVNLRAQAVESAAVWLESVDDCRVVKSICDKLLTRLVELLTDHTLFEGTLAMEREAARAEEFVRTKRPVDGTGAGGGREANRRNQRTVSEIAAAGLTRLAGRPVAASDVLTDEARQALWADIETRRAETHRRPAPTSLPINWMQNEGTEVTDGNQHP from the coding sequence ATGGCCGACCTCGCAGCCTCACAATCCGCCGAACCCATGTTGCGCGACCTGAAGCGCGCGCGCCGGGCGCGATGGGCAATTGCCTTGCTGGTCGCGCTGTTTCTCGCCACGCTCTGGCAGCGGGATACGATCCGCGCGCACTGGTGGGCCTCGCGCCTGATGGCGACCGACGATCTGGCCGTGCGCGGGCGGTATCTATCGTATCTTGCTGCTGTCGGCGACAACGCTACGGGGGCGATTCGCCGCCTGGCGCGCGATGACCGGCCGGAGGTGCGCCTGCTGTCGGTCTTTGCGGCAGCGAATCTGTCTCCGCCCCAGTCGCACGAGCTGCTGGGAGGACTGCTTTTGGATGCTGACGCAGAGGTCCGAGACACCGCGGCCCGGACGCTGGTGTTTGACGGTGATGAAGCGTCGATCAAACTGCTCTGCACGGCGTCGATCAATCTTCAGGAGGCGGTCGTTGAATCCGCGCTGGCGGCGCTGGCGCGCAGCAGCGATGCCGACGCCGCGCAATGCATTCTGGCCGCCCTGCACAACGACCGTGTTAACCTTCGCGCGCAAGCGGTCGAAAGCGCCGCAGTCTGGCTCGAGTCGGTCGATGATTGCAGGGTCGTGAAATCAATCTGCGATAAGCTCCTAACACGACTGGTCGAACTGTTGACCGATCACACCTTGTTCGAAGGTACACTTGCGATGGAACGCGAGGCAGCGCGCGCAGAGGAATTCGTTCGAACCAAACGCCCGGTCGATGGAACAGGGGCCGGCGGCGGTCGCGAAGCGAATCGCAGGAATCAACGAACCGTGTCAGAGATCGCCGCAGCCGGATTGACGAGGCTAGCGGGGAGGCCTGTGGCCGCTTCGGATGTGCTGACGGATGAGGCGCGTCAGGCACTCTGGGCCGACATCGAGACAAGACGGGCGGAGACTCATCGCCGTCCCGCTCCAACCAGTCTGCCGATAAACTGGATGCAAAACGAAGGCACTGAAGTAACTGACGGGAATCAGCATCCATGA
- a CDS encoding aspartate-semialdehyde dehydrogenase produces MTRSGNGLSKKRIAILGATGAVGQEFLDILHARGVPGENLRLLASARSAGQKVSYAGSELTVQEVRADSFHGIDIALFSAGASVSRKWAPVAVEAGAYVVDNSSAFRMDAGVPLVVPEINPQAIGDARIIANPNCSTIILNVAVWPLHRVNPVRRIVVSTYQSASGAGMQAMLELQQQARDALEGRPVTPKVLPYQIAFNLFSHNSAMQADGYNQEEQKMVAETRKIFGEPTIAITATCVRVPVLRAHSESVNLTFERPMPEAEARAILEDAPGVRVLDDRSANRFPMPLDATGKDYCLVGRIRQDISQPDGRGIDLFVVGDQLRKGAALNAVQIAELL; encoded by the coding sequence ATGACTCGAAGTGGAAACGGACTCTCGAAAAAGCGCATCGCCATCCTTGGCGCGACCGGCGCCGTCGGGCAGGAATTCCTGGACATCCTCCACGCGCGCGGCGTGCCGGGTGAGAATCTCCGCCTGCTGGCGTCGGCGCGATCCGCCGGACAAAAAGTGAGCTACGCCGGGAGTGAGTTGACCGTGCAGGAAGTGCGCGCCGACTCGTTTCACGGCATCGACATCGCCCTGTTCAGCGCCGGCGCATCGGTGAGCAGGAAGTGGGCGCCGGTCGCGGTCGAGGCCGGGGCCTATGTGGTGGACAACAGCTCCGCGTTTCGCATGGACGCAGGCGTGCCGCTCGTCGTGCCGGAAATCAACCCGCAGGCCATCGGCGACGCACGAATCATCGCCAACCCCAACTGTTCGACGATCATCCTGAACGTGGCCGTGTGGCCGCTGCATCGCGTCAATCCTGTGCGGCGGATTGTGGTCAGCACCTATCAATCGGCCAGCGGCGCGGGCATGCAGGCCATGCTCGAGCTTCAACAACAGGCCCGCGACGCGCTGGAAGGTCGCCCAGTCACGCCGAAAGTGCTGCCCTACCAGATCGCATTCAACCTGTTCTCGCACAACAGCGCGATGCAGGCAGACGGTTACAACCAGGAAGAGCAGAAGATGGTCGCCGAGACGCGCAAGATTTTCGGCGAGCCGACCATTGCCATCACGGCGACGTGCGTGCGCGTGCCGGTGTTGCGGGCGCACAGCGAGTCGGTGAATTTGACGTTCGAGCGGCCGATGCCCGAGGCCGAAGCGCGGGCGATCCTGGAGGACGCGCCGGGCGTGCGCGTGCTGGACGACCGGTCGGCCAATCGCTTCCCCATGCCGCTGGACGCCACGGGAAAAGACTATTGTCTAGTTGGCCGCATCCGGCAGGACATCAGCCAGCCCGACGGCCGGGGCATCGATCTGTTCGTGGTCGGCGATCAGCTCCGCAAGGGCGCGGCGCTGAATGCGGTGCAAATTGCGGAATTGCTGTGA
- the sucC gene encoding ADP-forming succinate--CoA ligase subunit beta: MKVHEYQARQLLQKAGAPVPKFEVIDQPSQAAAAIKALGGGNLVVKAQVHAGGRGKAGYVVLSDNPADIEQHCKRMLTVPMVSKQTGPQGIAVRKVLLAPAVEIDKEYYVGMVVDRARNCPVMMVSREGGVEIEEVAAKNPDAIIKEWLHPHLGLQPFQVRRLCDALGLGGEHAKQAGVTMTALAKLFVQYDCSLAEINPLVLTKASGSTPGQIMAIDAKFNFDDNALFRHPDLQEMFDPTEENPNELRAQKFNLSYIALDGNIGCLVNGAGLAMSTMDIIKLHGGEPANFLDVGGSVTPEGAVEAFRIILADPKVKGILVNIFGGIAKCDVIAEALIHAAREVGFKIPVVVRLEGTNVERARKLLAEANLPQLIPAADLTDAAKKACAAV, encoded by the coding sequence ATGAAGGTCCACGAATATCAGGCCCGACAACTGCTTCAGAAGGCCGGCGCCCCGGTGCCCAAGTTTGAGGTCATCGACCAGCCTTCCCAGGCTGCGGCGGCCATCAAGGCCCTGGGCGGAGGGAATCTCGTCGTGAAGGCGCAAGTTCACGCGGGGGGTCGCGGCAAGGCGGGCTACGTCGTGCTGTCCGACAATCCCGCCGACATCGAGCAGCATTGCAAACGCATGCTCACCGTGCCGATGGTCTCAAAGCAGACCGGGCCGCAGGGCATCGCCGTGCGCAAGGTGCTGCTCGCCCCGGCCGTAGAGATCGACAAGGAGTATTACGTCGGCATGGTGGTGGATCGGGCGAGGAACTGCCCGGTGATGATGGTCTCGCGCGAGGGCGGCGTGGAGATCGAGGAAGTCGCCGCGAAGAACCCCGACGCGATCATCAAGGAGTGGCTGCACCCGCACTTGGGCCTGCAACCGTTTCAAGTGCGGCGGTTGTGCGACGCGCTGGGTCTGGGTGGCGAACACGCGAAACAGGCCGGCGTGACGATGACAGCGCTGGCGAAGTTGTTCGTGCAGTACGATTGCAGTCTTGCGGAGATCAATCCGCTCGTGTTGACGAAAGCGTCGGGAAGCACACCGGGCCAGATCATGGCGATCGACGCGAAGTTCAATTTCGACGACAACGCGCTGTTTCGCCACCCCGACTTGCAGGAGATGTTCGACCCGACCGAGGAGAACCCCAACGAGCTGCGGGCGCAGAAGTTCAATTTGAGTTACATCGCACTGGACGGCAACATCGGTTGTCTGGTGAACGGGGCCGGCCTGGCGATGAGCACGATGGACATCATCAAATTGCACGGCGGCGAGCCGGCGAACTTTCTCGATGTCGGCGGGTCCGTCACGCCCGAGGGGGCCGTCGAGGCGTTTCGCATCATCCTCGCCGACCCGAAGGTGAAGGGTATTCTCGTGAACATCTTCGGCGGCATCGCCAAGTGCGACGTGATCGCCGAGGCGTTGATCCACGCGGCCCGGGAAGTGGGCTTCAAGATTCCCGTGGTCGTGCGGCTGGAAGGCACGAACGTGGAGCGAGCGCGAAAGCTGCTGGCCGAAGCGAACCTGCCGCAGTTGATCCCGGCGGCGGACCTGACCGACGCGGCGAAGAAGGCGTGCGCGGCGGTGTGA
- a CDS encoding M1 family metallopeptidase: MKRGTALASLGCILVLAMAARAEQGPPHFPADRPLDVRHIKLDARVDLKAKTFDSVATLEFSALRDVETIRLNAVNFAVRGVRVTTDGSEPTRCDYENDGEHLTIMLPRKLATGQSATVEIEYRVEDPQAGLSFFAPKPSDPEVPYLMWSQGQAITNRYWVPCFDHPNERQTTEIICRVDAPNIAISNGKMIEQRDNGDGTRTFHWKQDQPHVAYLMTLVVGEFYVEEETWRGRPVTYYVREKYKDRIKNSFAHTTKMLDFFSDKIGVEYPWPKYAQVCCYGFGGGMENTSATTLTERTLHDDRAHLDEDSDGLVAHELAHQWWGDLLTCKEWAHIWLNEGFASYFEALWDEEALGADEFAWNMRGKARGAIEGGKTRPIVERNYKDPDEQFDSRAYPKGAWVLHMIRRRLGDELFWKMLNTYATRHQYQTVETSDLRRAIEDLTGRSFERFFYDWTERPGAPEVNVTYTWNAEESFAEVRVQQRQKDDAFHFPLALEFVFDGKSPPKRITRDVTTKDVTWLLPLASRPRMVRVDPEFAVLMTLTEEKPRDCWEAQLSDDPSVLGRARAVDYFKKKGTAQDAALLAARLMNEPYYGVQSTIAEALGELQGDVARDALLAGLKIKNPKARRTVVTALGRFSEEPDVTNAIEELVTVGDPSYRVEAAAIEAYAALSDEPVEFLCDLLDRESDDEIIREAVLSSIGKYGDYQDAHVLIEWSKPGSPHACRAAAARALGEMFSSGTLDDHPEAQEMAIDALRDCLKETPRNVQNAALGALAAAGDKARPALRDIEQLTRTGLLRVRSAAERTLKAIREKTPAKLEWEDLREELEALREEKGELIKRIELLEAKLSPEAGNAAKHANSKGAASKINNAATQSDSKPDKPGTNKGRAKTSPDSDRPVVGH, encoded by the coding sequence ATGAAGCGAGGAACTGCCCTTGCATCGCTTGGTTGCATTCTGGTACTTGCGATGGCTGCCCGTGCCGAGCAAGGCCCCCCCCATTTCCCGGCCGACCGCCCGCTCGACGTCCGGCACATCAAGCTCGACGCGCGGGTCGATCTGAAGGCCAAGACCTTCGACAGCGTGGCGACGCTCGAATTCTCCGCGCTGCGCGACGTGGAGACGATCCGGCTCAACGCGGTCAACTTTGCCGTGCGCGGCGTTCGCGTCACCACCGACGGCAGCGAGCCGACGCGGTGCGACTATGAAAACGACGGCGAGCATTTGACGATCATGCTCCCGCGCAAACTTGCGACCGGCCAAAGCGCGACGGTCGAGATCGAGTACCGCGTCGAAGATCCGCAGGCGGGCTTGAGCTTCTTCGCGCCGAAACCCAGCGATCCGGAAGTGCCCTACCTGATGTGGTCGCAGGGCCAGGCCATCACCAATCGCTACTGGGTTCCCTGCTTCGACCATCCCAACGAGAGGCAGACAACCGAGATCATCTGCCGCGTCGACGCTCCCAACATCGCCATCAGCAATGGCAAAATGATTGAACAGCGCGACAACGGCGACGGCACGCGCACGTTTCACTGGAAGCAGGATCAGCCGCACGTCGCCTACCTCATGACGCTCGTGGTCGGGGAGTTTTACGTCGAGGAGGAGACGTGGCGCGGGCGGCCGGTGACGTATTACGTTCGCGAAAAGTACAAGGATCGCATCAAGAACTCGTTCGCGCATACGACGAAGATGCTCGACTTTTTCTCGGACAAGATCGGCGTCGAATACCCCTGGCCGAAATATGCGCAAGTCTGCTGCTACGGTTTCGGCGGCGGCATGGAGAACACCAGCGCCACGACGCTGACCGAGCGGACGCTGCACGACGACCGAGCGCACCTCGACGAGGACAGCGACGGCCTCGTGGCCCATGAACTGGCCCATCAATGGTGGGGCGACCTGCTGACGTGCAAGGAGTGGGCGCACATCTGGTTGAACGAGGGCTTCGCAAGCTATTTTGAGGCGCTCTGGGACGAAGAGGCGCTCGGGGCCGACGAGTTCGCCTGGAACATGCGCGGCAAGGCGCGCGGCGCGATCGAAGGCGGCAAGACCCGCCCCATCGTCGAGCGGAACTACAAGGACCCCGATGAGCAGTTCGACAGCCGAGCCTATCCCAAGGGCGCGTGGGTGCTGCACATGATTCGCCGGCGGCTGGGCGACGAGCTGTTCTGGAAGATGCTGAACACCTACGCGACGCGTCATCAGTACCAGACGGTCGAGACGAGCGACCTGCGCCGCGCGATCGAGGACTTGACCGGCCGGTCCTTTGAGCGATTTTTCTACGACTGGACCGAGCGGCCCGGCGCGCCGGAAGTGAACGTCACGTACACCTGGAATGCCGAAGAATCGTTCGCCGAAGTGCGCGTGCAACAGAGGCAGAAGGACGATGCGTTTCATTTCCCGCTGGCCCTGGAGTTCGTATTCGACGGCAAGTCGCCGCCCAAGCGCATCACGCGCGACGTGACGACGAAGGACGTGACGTGGCTGCTTCCGCTGGCAAGTCGTCCGCGAATGGTGCGCGTCGATCCCGAGTTCGCGGTGCTGATGACGCTGACGGAGGAGAAACCGCGCGATTGTTGGGAAGCGCAGCTCTCGGACGATCCGTCGGTGCTGGGCCGCGCGCGCGCCGTTGATTATTTCAAAAAGAAGGGCACGGCGCAGGACGCGGCGCTGCTGGCCGCGCGATTGATGAACGAACCCTATTACGGCGTGCAATCGACCATCGCCGAAGCGCTGGGCGAATTGCAGGGCGACGTGGCGCGCGATGCGCTGCTGGCGGGGTTGAAAATTAAGAATCCCAAGGCGCGCCGAACCGTTGTCACCGCGCTGGGCAGGTTCAGCGAGGAACCCGACGTGACCAACGCGATCGAGGAACTCGTCACCGTCGGCGACCCGAGTTATCGCGTCGAGGCGGCCGCGATCGAGGCCTACGCCGCCTTGAGCGACGAGCCGGTCGAGTTTCTGTGCGACTTGCTCGATCGCGAATCCGACGACGAGATCATCCGCGAGGCTGTTCTCTCGTCGATCGGCAAATACGGAGACTACCAGGACGCGCACGTGCTAATCGAATGGAGCAAGCCCGGCTCGCCGCACGCGTGTCGAGCGGCTGCGGCGCGGGCGCTGGGGGAGATGTTCTCATCGGGAACGCTCGACGATCACCCCGAGGCCCAGGAGATGGCGATTGACGCGTTGCGCGACTGCCTGAAGGAAACGCCCCGCAATGTGCAGAACGCGGCCCTGGGAGCGCTCGCCGCCGCCGGCGACAAGGCGCGGCCCGCGTTGCGTGACATCGAGCAACTGACGCGCACCGGACTGCTGCGCGTGCGTTCCGCCGCCGAACGGACCCTGAAAGCGATCCGCGAGAAGACGCCCGCGAAGCTGGAGTGGGAAGATCTGCGCGAGGAGTTGGAGGCCCTGCGCGAAGAAAAAGGCGAACTCATCAAGCGGATTGAACTGCTGGAAGCAAAGCTGTCGCCCGAAGCGGGGAATGCTGCCAAGCATGCAAATTCCAAAGGCGCCGCGTCAAAGATAAACAACGCCGCCACCCAATCGGATTCCAAGCCGGACAAGCCGGGTACGAACAAAGGACGAGCAAAAACATCGCCGGACTCTGACCGCCCGGTCGTCGGACATTAA
- a CDS encoding citrate/2-methylcitrate synthase — protein MANYVGRIEFPVKIDQGRGLEGAITNVTKVGFVDGEKGRLIYRGYSIEDLCEHSNYEEVAYLLIHGKLPTRKELEAFDALLNAEAKIPDNVLQLITSMPRDAHPMNMLQTAVAALGCHDPAARQITEYVSNPADGLAGEVAIGIRVLSRLRTIASAISRVRQGLAPIQPDPKLSFTANYLYMMYGEKPDPVTERVIDVTLILQADHGMNASTFTAMVVHSCLADMYSTIAAAVGALRGPLHGGANEAALDDLEHIGGPAKAKDWVAQKMAKGQKIIGFGHRVYKAYDPRARVLKKQAKKLCHDRGMAMVFDTAVAVEEAVCAAMQAAGKPIFPNVDFYSGLVYQAIGFPPPLFPVIFAVARTAGWVARVLEYLPENRIFRPRAVYEGSFEEKYIPIDQRG, from the coding sequence ATGGCGAACTACGTCGGACGAATCGAGTTTCCCGTCAAGATTGATCAGGGTCGCGGCCTGGAAGGAGCCATCACCAACGTCACCAAGGTCGGCTTCGTCGACGGCGAAAAGGGCCGGCTGATCTACCGCGGCTACTCCATCGAAGACCTCTGTGAGCACAGCAACTACGAAGAAGTCGCGTACCTGCTGATCCACGGCAAACTGCCGACGCGCAAGGAGCTGGAGGCGTTCGACGCCCTGCTCAACGCCGAGGCGAAGATCCCCGACAACGTGTTGCAACTGATCACATCCATGCCGCGCGACGCCCATCCGATGAACATGCTCCAGACGGCGGTCGCGGCACTGGGCTGTCACGATCCGGCCGCGCGCCAGATCACCGAGTACGTCTCCAACCCGGCCGACGGTCTGGCGGGTGAAGTGGCGATCGGCATCCGCGTGTTGAGTCGGTTGCGGACGATCGCCTCGGCGATTTCGCGCGTGCGGCAGGGTCTCGCACCAATCCAGCCCGATCCGAAGCTGTCGTTCACCGCGAACTACCTGTACATGATGTACGGTGAGAAGCCCGACCCGGTGACCGAGCGGGTCATCGACGTCACGCTGATTCTGCAAGCCGATCACGGCATGAATGCATCGACGTTTACGGCCATGGTCGTTCACAGCTGCCTGGCCGATATGTACTCGACCATCGCGGCCGCGGTCGGAGCGCTCCGAGGCCCGTTGCACGGCGGAGCGAACGAGGCCGCCCTGGACGATCTGGAGCACATCGGCGGACCGGCCAAGGCCAAGGATTGGGTCGCCCAGAAAATGGCCAAGGGGCAGAAGATCATCGGCTTCGGCCATCGCGTGTACAAGGCGTACGACCCGCGAGCGCGCGTGCTCAAGAAGCAGGCCAAAAAGCTCTGCCACGATCGCGGCATGGCCATGGTGTTCGATACCGCAGTCGCCGTGGAGGAGGCCGTCTGCGCCGCCATGCAGGCCGCCGGCAAGCCGATCTTTCCGAATGTCGATTTTTATTCCGGCCTGGTCTATCAGGCGATCGGATTCCCCCCGCCGCTTTTCCCGGTCATCTTCGCGGTGGCGCGCACGGCCGGCTGGGTCGCGCGCGTGCTGGAGTACCTGCCGGAAAATCGAATCTTCCGCCCCCGCGCGGTCTACGAAGGTTCGTTCGAAGAGAAGTACATCCCGATCGATCAACGCGGCTGA
- a CDS encoding L,D-transpeptidase, translated as MRRTALIIVIALAACALVYVPLRCHMTREVAPSEPILVAGAACPPDVLAKLNESGWRERVGEELGLWVSAGRQRLVGLRGERIEFIYVCSTAARGLGGRENSYQTPLGWHVIDEKIGAGQPWGTIFVERKPVGKPWSPDQPTEKDYVLSRILWLRGLEPGVNQGKGFDSHDRFIYIHGTPAEGKLGTPASMGCIRLSNDDVIELFDRVPSGTRLLVTEW; from the coding sequence ATGCGACGGACCGCCCTGATCATCGTCATTGCCCTGGCCGCGTGCGCCCTGGTGTATGTGCCGCTAAGGTGTCACATGACGCGGGAGGTCGCGCCGAGCGAACCGATTCTTGTCGCGGGGGCGGCCTGTCCGCCCGACGTGCTTGCCAAGCTGAACGAGTCCGGCTGGCGCGAGCGGGTCGGGGAGGAGCTTGGGTTGTGGGTCAGTGCGGGCCGCCAGCGACTGGTGGGGTTGCGCGGCGAGCGGATCGAGTTCATCTACGTTTGTTCGACGGCGGCGCGCGGTCTGGGCGGGCGTGAGAACTCCTATCAGACGCCGCTGGGTTGGCACGTGATTGATGAGAAGATCGGTGCGGGCCAGCCGTGGGGGACGATCTTTGTCGAGCGCAAGCCGGTGGGCAAACCGTGGTCGCCGGATCAGCCGACGGAAAAAGATTACGTGCTCTCGCGCATTCTCTGGCTGCGCGGACTGGAGCCGGGTGTGAACCAGGGCAAGGGATTTGATTCGCACGATCGGTTTATTTACATCCACGGCACGCCGGCCGAAGGCAAGCTGGGCACGCCGGCTTCGATGGGGTGCATCCGGCTGTCGAACGACGACGTGATCGAGCTGTTCGATCGCGTGCCGAGTGGAACGAGGCTGCTGGTGACGGAGTGGTAG
- a CDS encoding peptide chain release factor 2 (programmed frameshift), with amino-acid sequence MPDGTATLEELTARITALRDSLDLPAKKKQLKEKEDLMSAPGFWDSGKAAQSTIAELKSLKAMIDPVEAISRRADDIAVLYELGKSENDAATLAEADQERLALAEELDRVALMALLSGPNDARDCYFSIQAGAGGTEACDWASMLFRMYLRYFERKGYKVEELDRKDGEEAGIQSVNLLIKGPYAYGYMSTEQGVHRLVRISPFNAQGKRQTSFAAVDVLPVFPESTIELPEKDLEITAFCRSSGAGGQNVNKVASAVRIKHIPTGIVAECVNERSQAQNKQQAMAMLISKLEALEEAKREGEMAKINAAKGDIAWGNQIRNYVLDDPRVKDLRTGIESGNPQKVLDGAIDEYIEAMLRLRAEKRAKEPVRAAGDKKP; translated from the exons ATGCCCGATGGAACCGCCACGCTCGAAGAACTCACGGCCCGCATCACCGCGCTGCGGGACTCTCTT GACCTCCCCGCCAAGAAGAAACAGTTAAAAGAAAAAGAAGATTTGATGAGCGCTCCCGGATTCTGGGATTCGGGCAAGGCTGCGCAATCCACCATCGCCGAGTTGAAGAGCCTCAAAGCAATGATCGATCCGGTCGAGGCGATCTCGCGCCGCGCCGACGACATCGCCGTGCTTTACGAACTCGGCAAATCCGAGAACGACGCCGCGACGCTTGCCGAGGCGGACCAGGAGCGACTTGCCCTGGCCGAGGAGTTGGACCGCGTGGCGCTCATGGCGCTGCTGTCCGGCCCGAATGACGCGCGGGATTGCTACTTTTCCATTCAGGCCGGCGCGGGGGGGACCGAGGCGTGCGACTGGGCTTCGATGCTCTTTCGCATGTACCTGCGGTATTTCGAGCGCAAAGGTTACAAAGTCGAGGAACTGGACCGAAAAGACGGCGAAGAGGCCGGCATCCAGTCGGTCAACCTGCTCATCAAAGGCCCCTACGCCTACGGCTACATGAGCACCGAGCAAGGTGTACATCGTCTCGTGCGCATAAGCCCCTTCAATGCACAGGGCAAGCGCCAGACGAGCTTCGCCGCCGTGGATGTGCTGCCGGTGTTCCCCGAGAGTACGATCGAACTGCCCGAAAAGGACCTTGAGATTACGGCCTTTTGTCGAAGCAGTGGCGCGGGCGGTCAGAACGTCAACAAGGTGGCCTCCGCCGTGCGCATCAAGCACATTCCGACAGGGATTGTCGCGGAATGCGTGAACGAGCGCAGTCAGGCGCAGAACAAGCAACAGGCCATGGCGATGCTGATCTCGAAGCTCGAGGCGCTGGAAGAGGCCAAGCGCGAAGGCGAAATGGCAAAGATCAACGCCGCGAAAGGCGACATTGCCTGGGGCAATCAGATTCGCAACTATGTGCTGGATGACCCGCGAGTAAAGGATCTGCGCACCGGCATCGAGTCGGGCAATCCGCAGAAGGTGCTCGACGGCGCGATCGACGAATACATCGAGGCGATGCTTCGGCTCCGCGCGGAGAAACGGGCGAAGGAGCCGGTTCGCGCCGCCGGCGACAAGAAGCCTTAA
- a CDS encoding TOBE domain-containing protein produces the protein MKYGARNQLVGKVTAIKKGTVMCQVTVKVKGPVEITSVMTMDSLKELGLKKGAKVRAIAKAINVLLAKET, from the coding sequence ATGAAATACGGCGCACGCAATCAACTCGTCGGCAAAGTCACGGCCATCAAGAAGGGGACGGTGATGTGTCAGGTGACGGTCAAGGTGAAGGGGCCGGTGGAGATCACCAGCGTGATGACGATGGATTCGCTGAAGGAGCTGGGCCTCAAGAAGGGGGCGAAGGTGCGGGCGATCGCGAAGGCGATCAACGTGCTGCTGGCGAAGGAAACTTGA